The genomic segment tcccacctcaggttactgtctgtgtggagtttgcacattctgccagtatctgcgtgggtttgctccggtttcctcccacagtccaaagaggtgcaggttaggtggatcggccgtgctaaattacctgtgGTATACAGGGGTGTGTGcatcatagggggatgggtctgggtgagatgcttcaaggggcggtgtggacttgttgggccaaaggacctgtttccgtactgtagggaatctaaaaaaaatctgcattttttaaaaaataaatctcaaTTGACAAAGAAATTGCACaacattggagggtttgagctacagggagaggctgaacagactggggctattttccctggattgtcAGAGACTGTagggtgaccctatagaggtttataaagacttgggggacatggatagggttaatagccaaagtcttttccccagggtaaaggagtccaaaactagagtccAAAACTCCTACAGATTGCCCACAAGTCGCAGCACTTACAAAGACGCAGTCATGCCAGCGTGATGCAACAATCTATTCAACATCATTCAATTACTCCATGTAAGTTGAGCTTTTGTTCCCGGAAAAATATTACAAACAATACTGGATGTCATAATTTTAATCTTGATTGAGCTATCCCCAGAACTGATCTGTTTCAAAGCTGCTTCGCTGAAAGTTTGATCTATTGTTCCACCCTGAACATTACTTCATTGTCCCAtcaacatttttcagttttgCCAATCAAGATAATTGCATATCTGTCTGGCACTCTGTTCAGTTAGCGAGGTTTCCTGCATGCCATTTAGTTGGCCAGTGTTGCTTTTAGTGTCTCAaaacagcttttttttatttcaaattgatATTGCACCGTCTGCATCTGTCAACAGTCTAGTTTGGGTTCTCAACATGTAAAAAGTGCCACTAAAACATTTGGTCCATTTCATCTCAAAATTCAGAAAGTGGTTTTTATGAAGAAGTGAAAACATTGTTTTGTGTTTGCACTTTCTGGAACCTCCAGAACTGGTCAAAATGCTTCTGCTTTGAAGTCGTGTCCTGAACTGGTGGGAACTTGCTACGTGTCTGTGAATAAAAGCTTAATCTGCTGTGTGCTGTTGTCAAGATCAAAAGATAACTTGAAGACAGGTTTACAGAAATGTATGAAATAATTCCTCATTGaaagagtcattgagtcatactgtcatagagctgtacagcatggaaacagaccctaaaAGTTCTGCCCTCATTTGACTtataataccttgcatttattcaaattaacctccatctgccgctcctcagAAGAGTACAGAgcaagctgctggagaaagttaAGGAGCAGCACAACTGGAAAAGCATGGAGATATTGGATCACACATTATTCAGCCAAGTTGGTGCAGTTAAGAGATTTATGACAGTTCCCAGCCCAATAGTGAACTCCGGCTCCATGTGGACATGGAACAATTAAATAATGGATTGCAGAGGGGAATCAGTTCTGTGTTCTCAGTATACAACAGCTTGGTGAAACCATCAAGTTTAACGCTAACGTTAGTTTTGGTAGATATGCCTTAGATGAATGCTTATTAACTTTTCAAGTGAGTGGAAGGGTccaagcccaaaatgtcagcttttgtgctcctaagatgctgcttggcctgctgtgttcatccagctccacacctcgttatctgggatactccagcatctgcagttcccattatctctgctcttaTTGCCTTCCTCTTTGATataatgaattagctttattgtatATCATCCAGTCAGGAGATATGTCAAATATTCTAGAAGAGAAGGGAGTTAATTATCATATAGGTGCTGTATTAATCCATGGCACCACAATACACAGTTTGTGAAATTCTTAAAGTGTTACAGAAAGAAGGTCCCACCTTAGATGAAAAATATGAATTGGTGAAAACTATGATTTAATTCTCAGGACATAAAATACCACCAAAATTCAAAACGATAGACTCTCATGAAACAAAAAGCCATCAATGACATCACAAAGCCATACTACGTTAACGAAGTTGAGAGATTCCTTGGATCTGGTCAATCAGGTTTGAGAAATTCATTCTGAAAATAGCTACAATGACTGATTCATTGAGAGAATTTGTGGGAAAAGGCCAGCACTGGTTTGGGGCTTCTGAACAAACCAACATATCATAAAAAATAAAGGAAAGGCTCATTTCTTCAGATCTTCTCATACATTATAATCCACCTGTTACTCAGACATTCCTGAGTGCTCAGCAGCTGTAACAAACTCTGAAATATTTAATTCCAAAAAATATTGAATCTATTTGATCTAACAAGAGTGGCATTGAATTGCCTCAGGGTCAACCTTAGAGAAACCAGACGCAGAGCTGTCCTTTTCAAAAAGTCATGTGAACAACAATTGTAATAGATAGTCTGACTGAACTGGTAGTAGCTTAAACTAAGCAAATACGCAGTGACTATTGTATTAACAGGGCAATTAGAAATTGTTTGTCTCTAAAAGATACTACCCAGACCATCTTTATGATGGAAAATAGCTTTAAGATATAATGCTACTTCAAGTAATACCACATTCTGAAAAAGGAACGCTAGGCTCTGGGTCTGATTATTTCACTGAGGGAATTGCCATGACCAAACAGTTGATCAACCatacatttaaaaaattaaacattcAGCCTTAGCCATCACCTAATATGGATTGATAATGAGGGATAATGCCAATTGGCGAATATATCGCCATCCTCAACATTGCTTTTGAATTAAACAATACCAACAAGTTCATCGTAAACTTCCCACCATAATTTAAACGGTGTTATAATGGTGGACTGAGATTAGTGTGGATATTGCAGCCGCTCCTGAGTTTCAGACTTTCATACGTAATACTTACTTTTTGACATGAGACATTTTATTTTGGAACTCTTGTAGATCAAATAGTTACAAAGAAGAAGGCAAAGAagtagagatttttttttaaacagagcttGTATCAGAGGGGCCTCCGCTTGTTTGTCAAGAATCGATCTGTAGagaggttttttttctctttctctgttttagACTTTTATATTTCTAAGAATATgcatctaaaataaaacaaaaaaatgcgaAGAAGGAAAGTTTTTGACAATTGCAATAAAGTGAGTTCATCTCCAACAGCATTTTTGTCAAAGGAGTTTGTGTTCGTTGAGTTTCAATCTGCAGAGTGATTCTTTTATTTTTTGACAAAAATAAAAGCATAAATGAAATATATGTGCAGGAGGAGAGAATTTTTACGTATGAGGCTTGAGGAGAAGCTGGCACATGCATGGTTCCGGAGAGAATTGTTTTTATCTGGTGACTGACAGTTGAATATTGGATCCTTTGTgttagaaatcacacgacaccagcttgtagaccaacaggtttatttagaaACACAAACTTTTAGAGCGccactcctttgtcaggtgaagctctgaaagcttgtgatttcaaataatcctgttttACTACaccctggtgtcgtgtgatttctgatgcTAAAACTAGTGGTATAGCTTTTCTTTATCTTCTGGTTTTGTGGGAAAGGTTGCAGTTAATAGCCATCCTTTACTGCCCTGATGGGGCTCTTGCTGAGTCGCTACATAAAGTACTTAGAGGTGACCAGGCCAAGGGAGTATCTTGGATTCCCTCCTGGGAATCTGATGGTCTGGCAGGGCAACAGTCATGTTGTCTGGATTAATCTGATAGCCCCAGGTGCAAGTGTCTGTCAGGGCTCCTAGCTCATGAACCCTTAGCAAACCCACCCTCCCCTCAATTCCTTTCACTGAGAGATAACAACAACCAGAGATTCAAACCTCGGCATCTTCGGGAAGGATCAATACTGATggaccatagaacagtacagcacagaacaggcccttcagcccacaatgttgtgccgaccattgatcctcatggatgcaccctcaaatttctgtgaccatatacatgtccagcagtctcttaaaagtccccaatgaccttgcttccacaactgctgctggcaacgcattccatgctctcacaactctctgcgtaaagaacctgcctctgacatcccctctatactttcctccaaccagcttaaaactatgacccctcgtgctagccatttctgccctgggaaatagtctctggctatcaaccctatctatgcctctcattatcttgtatacctcaatgaggtatttaattttaaaggaaagaggagaaagttttaaaaaggacacaaggggcaacCTCTTTACACCACGTGCTCCATgtctgaaatgagctgccagaggtagaggcaggtacagttacaacatttacaagatattcagataagtacatgagtagaaaagatttggagggatatgggccaaacgcaggtaGGCacagttaaaattgtttcagagactgTAGGAGccacagatgctggataatctgagataacacggtgtggagctggatgaacatagcaggccaagcagcatcagaggagcaggaaagcttggcgtttcaggcctagacccttcatcagaaaaatttagGTTGTGAACATGGGCAGCATGGACtacttgggctgaagggtctgtttccatgctcccTATCTCTATGATCAGACTCATGAGAAGCATTCAGTGATCTTGGTTATCTCCACCTCAGATTCCAAAGCCTAATGATTCTTCTCTAGGAAAAATGTtgctaaactggaaagggttctgaaaagatttacaagaatattgccagagctggagggtttgagctctcaggagaggcggaataggctgggacatttttcctcTTGAATGCCGAAGGCTGACGGGCGGCCTtataagaggtttataaaattatgagtgtcATGGACAAGTGaacagaatccaaaactagaggggcatagattgaaggtgagaggcgaaagattggAAAGGGACCTGACGGGtaattttttccacacagagcggggtgtgtgtatagaataagctgccagaggaaatggaggctgatacaattacagcacttaaaccatctgaataggaaggatttagaagatATGGGCAGAATGTTGGCAAACAAGACTAGATCAGATGGGGATATATGGtcaggaccgaagggtctgcttccttgctgtatgactacGACTGTATAAGATTGTGATCAGCCTCAGAGCTCAAAGTCTCTTTCATGCCAGCTCCCCATAGCGCTCAtctccctgatatttcaaaaatctatcgatCTTCTCTTTAAATTCTTTCAGTGATATAGCTACAACCCTCTGGGGTAGAAAATTTCTGACATTCGCTGCACTCTGGGAGAGGAAATTCCTTTGCAACTCTGGTTTTAAATGAATGTCTCctttcttctgtaactatgtccccaAGTTTGAGACTCCACCActgatggaaacatcttctcaatgtccaccctgtcaagtccccacaGAActatgtatgtttcaataaattcACCTCACACTCTTCTAAGCTCTGATGAATTAAAGTCTAATCGGACTAGTTATCCTGGAGCTGTCAGCCTAATCAATTTCTTTTAACTGTCTCCATTGTCAATTAATGACTTTTTTTAATATAAGGACTAAAAATGTTCACTGTACTCCAAATGCACCCTCACCAACGCCCTATACAACTCTTGCCTGTTTTTTTCCCAGCCACAAATATAAAACCCAcacttccatttgccttccagaTTAATTGCTGCACCCACATGTTAATATTATGTGGTTCATGTGCAAGAACACAGAGATCCCAATCCAAGAATaggatgggcttttccaacaatgttcttaagggaagaaaatctgccacccttacctggtctggcctgaaCTCCTGACATGCAACAATTTgtctgactcttaactgtgctctGGATAATTACAGATGAGCTGCATCTAGCCTAGCcggcaacacccacatcctgtgaatcaataaaagtctggaactGATCATTGGACAGACCTGGCAGAAAGCCATCGAcacaataggccgaatggcctgcttcaggaCGGTTGAACCGTTTCACGTTCCTCTGGGCTACCCAAGCCACTCACtcattttgagagactaaattaaATCCTCCTCCTTTATTGTTGCTCTAGAGGCTGGGATTTGTAAGTATTCTGGGATCAGACATGAGACTTTGTCCATTTTACCATGAAACCACAAACATTGCAACTTTTAAAACCTTCGGCATTGACGTGTAATAGTTAGTTTTatgtcttaaaaaaaacaaacacaggaCACAAAAGATAACAACATGATGCAAATTGGAGGAATGTGTTCAAATTTTAGTAGAAAGGCAGTTTGTATTTAAGGCATTTTACATATTTTGGACATTTTAGAACCAAAGCATTTTTGAACATATAGTTACTGTCGGACATAAGCGATGCAACAAATGCTTTCACGCTCCTGTTTGCACTGGCATCTCAGCAAGGtggtactctctctctctctctctcacacgtctGGTGGCAATCATTCACAGTCTGCTCGCTCTTAATAAATCCATGCTTTCttcttaaaatattaaaatgaggaaatagctTTTTGATTTTTCTACCAAACTCACAAACTGTATAAACAACACCAAAGTTGTATTTTTCCCCTCTTCCTGCACTTAAACAAATCAGTATCAAAGTTTAAATTTGCATCATGGAGATGCAAAGCTGATCAAAATAAGAACCCACTCCCTTGATCAACAGGAAACCAGGAAGAGGAACAATTCAGTTTGGGTTAACTATGGATGGAGGCCAGGGTATCAAGTTAGAATTAAAGGCATGAGGAATGGCATTGAGCACATCCATTCCACTCACTGACCCCAGCTCACCTAACCACACTGTAGTATCTAAATGGATCATGAGCAACTTGCTACTTTTTCACCCTGACCCATAGACAACTTTGGAAATTGCTTCTCGATAGGGTGACCCACATGAACTCTCAATCTTCAGCATCCACTGTTGGAATATTATTAATCACTCCGAGCTTTGGGTGAGGTAAAGATATGGGATTGCGGGGAGGGAAACAGGGGTTAAAATGTTGGGGAATATTCCCTAGGCACAAAAAGCTTCGCTCAAAAACACACTCACGGTgtttcactgtgtgtgtgtcactcaGTGTCCATCAGTGTGAGCGTCTATCAACGCAGCAGGGCTATGAGGATGGGAGATGGGATAGATCTTGACCATTTTGCAGTAAAGCCTCACTGGGACACCAGACAAGCCGTGCAGTGGACTGAGCTAAGATACCCCACATTGTTGACACCCTCAACGCTCAGCAGGTGGAGGGCAGGCTGTAGTTTCAGAGGGAGAATGGCCTGGGTAACTGCCAAACAAGATATTCCCTATTTGATTGGGCAAGGGGGTGCTGAATGGCGATGCGGTAGCTACTGAAGTCTATTTGTAAGGGTTTCCTTCAATAAGTAGGCACATGAGTCCTACTGTGCCACCCACAGTACCAAGGTTCAGGTGATTCATGACTCGTGGTGCCCTATGTCTGTTGCAACACCATCTTCTGGAGGGGATCGGGCACATCGCAGGCTGCTGTTGTGCACTGCCTCCCACATCAAGAGCAGCTCATACGGCCGGAAGCGATGCACCAGGAGCAGCTCCCGGTAGTAGCACGGGTTAAACGAGTCATCCTGGGGGGACGGTACCCACACACCAGCCGTCCGGAAACCCATGTGAGATTTGGGGGCCAGGCCCGCTCTCTCCAGGCACATGCCGAAGAACACGTCGTCGATGGGGAAGACTTCGATCCCGCGGGCCACAGTGTAAATGACACTGGCCGTGTACTGTGACATGAGGATTCCCCCGCCACCTGCGTAGGGTGGGTAGGACTGGGAGGTGGTCACCACCTCGGGGATGTAATATTTGCTCCACCTCTCCCGGATGGGGCCCACACCAGCGATGAGGTGCCCCACGTAGAGATGCAGTCCTCCCTTCTGACCGGCCTCCACACTCTGCAGGTACTCAACCATGTTGTCGCTATTGGCGAAGACATCGTCATCTCCATTGAAGATGAACTGGACCTTGGGGCAATGGATATCCAGCCACTGAAGCAGTTTGTACTGCTTGAGGGTCAGGTTGAAGAAGGTGTCCAGGAAATCCCACTGCAGGATGTCCCGATGTTGCCGGTTCTCCAGCTCCAGCACCCGGTTCAGTTTCTTCTGCTCGTGCTGGTTCGGAGACACGGCGGTGATGAAGACCCGCTTGATCTGGACACCCTGGAATACCCGCTCCTTCCCCCATGTCCTCCTCACCATGTCACGCCGGTCATGATTGAAGGGGTCAGATTTGATCACCAGCAGCAAGAAGACATTGTGAGAATTCGCCGGCCCCCCACACTTGCCTGGCACGTTCTGCAGGAGACCGAAATCCCTACAGTGCTTGTACCTCAGGAAGTCCTTCACATTCTGTGGCTGATCCGCAAACGTTGGCAAACTTGAGACACTCAGATTTTCTCTGCACATGGGTGCAGGTTTTGGCTTCTCAGTTTGGACAGCATCAATGCTGTGCAAGCCCACTGGTTGGATGGCTTCCCGGGGCACAATGTCAATTGGTTCTGACTGGCTGTCGTGACCAAAAATGTACATTAAGCCTAGTGTTCCTATGAAAACCAGACCAAATTTTTCAAGTAATCTGTAATGTTTTCGCATTCTGCACCTGTCAACGGAAGGAAACAAAAGCTTAAATTAAGGAGGAGAAGGTAAAGCAAGGTCTTAACATTTAAACGACACATTAGGCCATAAGATGTAGAAACAaaatgaggctattcagcccattgagtactCCAATGAgctcacagctgatctgatcatcctgaagaagggttattggACACTGGGGACGGAGGGAGATGTCCCAATGTTCCGCCTGAATGATGCTGGGACCACAGCCCTGGCAAATCACATGACCAGGGCTGTGATTGGGCTTCAAACTAAATATTGGTGGGATATTGGATTCAGtttcatggaaaattatggaagaaGTTTAACAATGGGAAGGGCTCAGCAGATGGTTATTAAAGCAGAGAAAATGGACATAGTCAGGGGATCcaacttcaggcacagcaaatAAGGAGACAACGATGAGAAGGGGGTCAGTCAACACAGGACTGGGAGTGTTAATGCACACTGtgtatgaaacaaggtaaatgagctagTCGCACTGATTGAAACTGGCGGATACAATGTTGTGGGTATCTCggagacgtggctgcaaggggatcaaggttgggaactaaatatccaaggatacttTTCTATATAAAAATGCGACACATGAGCCCAGCACCTGAATTTCAGTTCATGAACATTAGGGAGAAGATTTTCTGAAAATGATTTTTCCAGAGAGGGAGACAGGTGACCAGCTTcattcagtgattagcactgctgcctcagcaccagggacccgggattCCActctcggacaactgtctgtgtggagtttgcacattctccctgcgtctgcgtgggtttcctccggatgttctggtttcctctcagcctaaagacgtgcaggttagggtggattggccatgctaaaatcgcccgtagtgttcagggatgtgtagattaggtgggttatagtggggagGGCCTGGTCGGTTGctcggagggtcaatgtggacttgttgggccaaaggtcctgttcctaCAACGTAGGAATTCCATGGGTGTGCATTGTTTCGCAAGAACAGGcggttggggggagtgggggtgccTTGTTAGTAGGAAGTTAAATTAAGTCAATGGAAAGAAGTGATACAGAGGCGAAGGTGTGCAATCTGTGTGAGTAGGGAGTTGAGAAACCAcataaaaaaggaaagaaaagactCTGATGGGAGCTGTGTGAAGActtcctagcagtagtcagggtctggggaagaaaataaaccaggagatagaaaagggagGTAGGAAAGGCACTAATATAATAATCATGGAGAGCTTCAATATTCAGGTGGACTGGAAATATCAGATTAGCAGCACAttttaagaaaaggaatttgtggaatgtctgagATTATTTTTGGAGCAGCTTAGGATAGAGCCTGCCAGTGAataggcagttctggatttgtcGCTGTGTAATGAGGCACTTAGTTAGGAAACTTAAAAGGTGAAGGAACCCATAAAGCCAGTGACCACAGTATGACAATTTGAGGGAGAAGCtcgaatcagatgtaatggtatgaGAATTGTTAACGTAACAGGTTTAAaagtggatcaaaatcctggaattccttccccaacGGCACTGTGGATTAACCCACGGCAGGTGATTCACAAACAggtctagggatgggcaataaatgctggcccaaccagcaatatTCTCATCCCATGCATACAAAAATAAAGACTGCAGAAGGATGTGTAGAGGCTAAAACAGTGAGcaaaaggagtggcagatggaatacaatatgagaAAGCTTGAGGTTACACACTCTGGTAGTAAGAAAAAGTTTTAAACTATTTTCCACAGAGAAACGCTTTGGAAATCTCAAGCACAAAGGGACCTgcgagtcctagttcaggattcccttAAGGTTGACATGCAGTTATTAGTGTCTGGAAGGCAAATGAATGTTATTCATACATGCATTGAAATAATTAAATGTCAAACATAGGGTAATCTAATCCTGCCATGAGTGAAGTAGTTATGATATTTTAGATTCTGTGAGTAGCTCATCTTTCTGTAAATGGATACAGGGAGCCTGAAATTAACTGCCGAGCAAAAGAATAGCATAACCGTCACTGAAAACCCCACTAACATTATCCCGGGATTTATCAGTGAGCAGAAACTTGACCAGATTAGCCACTAAATTActatggctgcaagagcaggtcagaggcatcGCAtcctgcggcgagtaactcacctccaaacTCCCCgaagcattaatttcaagagagCTAGGATACTACAGCAGGGACGAACTGTTGAGGGTGCGCTAGGGCCTggcagaccgcatttggaatattgagagctgCTTCAGATCCCGAATCTAAGGAAGGATCTGTTGGCACCAGAGGATGTCCAAAGGAGCTTTACAAGAATGGTGCCAGGGATGAAGGAAATGTACGTTTCAATAAGGCTGCCTCCCTTTCTTTTATATTTCAAAGAAAGCAATTCAAATTTCTTCAACCTGTCCTCACCAGTCAATCCCTCCTTACCTGGCATTAGCCAAACGAACCTTCTCCATGcgaatatatctttccttagaaaagGGTCCCAAAAGCTCTTTTAAAAAAGTCGAACCTCCCAATAAATGAAAGGAGCCTTCTGGGATGGCCTGAGGATAAAACTCCTGAACCAGTCACACTCCCACCATACTCTCAGGGCCCATCCCTATTTATAAACCACGGAGTCTTACCCACACAATACAAATTGGAATGTTCAATTTAACTTGATAtataatgcaaaaataaaattaaatgggAGTCCAAAATAAAAGAGCCAATGAacgcaaaatactgtggattctgtaaatctaaaacaaacagaatgttggagaaattcagcaagaggaatagcatccgtggagagagcagctgagttaatatttcaaatccagtgtAACTTCTTCAGATTGAAAGATaaatgggacagagagagagagagagagggggcgcgagacaggcacacagagagagagagcgcgcgagacggGCAGAGAGaggagggcagagagagagagcgctcgcgaggacagacacagagagagcgcgagagagcgccacacacagagagagagagagcgcgagagccacagagagagagagagagagtgagagacacacacagagagagagagcgcgagagccacagagagacagacagacacacacacacacacacacacacagagagacacacagacacacacagagagagagagagagagacacacacacacacacagagagagagagaggagagagagagagagagagagagagagagagagacacagagacagagacacacacagagagagagaggagagaggagagaggagagaggagagaggagagaggagagaggagagaggagagaggagagaggagagaggagagaggagagaggagagaggagagaggagagaggaggagagagggagagagggagagagggagagagggagagagggagagagggagagagggggagagggggagagggagagagggggagagggagagagggagagagggagagagggggagagggggagagggggagagggggagagggggagagggagagagggagagagggggagagggagagagggagagagggagagagggagagagggagagagggagagagggagagagggagagagggagagaggaggagagaggagagaggagagaggagagaggagagaggagagagagagagagaggagagaggagagaggagagaggagagaggagaggagagaggagagaggagagaggagagaggagagaggagagaggagagaggagagaggagagaggagagaggagagaggagagaggagagagagagagagcgctaaCATTTGGAGTCTGGTGTGAAGTAttttgagcgagagagagagagagagagagagagagacacacacacacacacacagagacagacagacacacacacacacacag from the Stegostoma tigrinum isolate sSteTig4 chromosome 30, sSteTig4.hap1, whole genome shotgun sequence genome contains:
- the LOC125466037 gene encoding N-acetyllactosaminide beta-1,3-N-acetylglucosaminyltransferase 3-like isoform X1, which translates into the protein MPVTQRCRMRKHYRLLEKFGLVFIGTLGLMYIFGHDSQSEPIDIVPREAIQPVGLHSIDAVQTEKPKPAPMCRENLSVSSLPTFADQPQNVKDFLRYKHCRDFGLLQNVPGKCGGPANSHNVFLLLVIKSDPFNHDRRDMVRRTWGKERVFQGVQIKRVFITAVSPNQHEQKKLNRVLELENRQHRDILQWDFLDTFFNLTLKQYKLLQWLDIHCPKVQFIFNGDDDVFANSDNMVEYLQSVEAGQKGGLHLYVGHLIAGVGPIRERWSKYYIPEVVTTSQSYPPYAGGGGILMSQYTASVIYTVARGIEVFPIDDVFFGMCLERAGLAPKSHMGFRTAGVWVPSPQDDSFNPCYYRELLLVHRFRPYELLLMWEAVHNSSLRCARSPPEDGVATDIGHHES
- the LOC125466037 gene encoding N-acetyllactosaminide beta-1,3-N-acetylglucosaminyltransferase 3-like isoform X2 — translated: MRKHYRLLEKFGLVFIGTLGLMYIFGHDSQSEPIDIVPREAIQPVGLHSIDAVQTEKPKPAPMCRENLSVSSLPTFADQPQNVKDFLRYKHCRDFGLLQNVPGKCGGPANSHNVFLLLVIKSDPFNHDRRDMVRRTWGKERVFQGVQIKRVFITAVSPNQHEQKKLNRVLELENRQHRDILQWDFLDTFFNLTLKQYKLLQWLDIHCPKVQFIFNGDDDVFANSDNMVEYLQSVEAGQKGGLHLYVGHLIAGVGPIRERWSKYYIPEVVTTSQSYPPYAGGGGILMSQYTASVIYTVARGIEVFPIDDVFFGMCLERAGLAPKSHMGFRTAGVWVPSPQDDSFNPCYYRELLLVHRFRPYELLLMWEAVHNSSLRCARSPPEDGVATDIGHHES